A region of Clarias gariepinus isolate MV-2021 ecotype Netherlands chromosome 25, CGAR_prim_01v2, whole genome shotgun sequence DNA encodes the following proteins:
- the acss2l gene encoding acyl-CoA synthetase short chain family member 2 like yields MVVPGLEDKDEKVYFPPEDLQTVAHVPDFNSYLELYKRSIEEPEEFWREVAQEFYWKNPPTDQMLQYNFDITKGQVSIDFMKGAKTNICYNVLDRNVLDLKLGEKVAYYWEGNTPDHHLTITYSQLLKQVCKCANALKQLGVKKGDRVAIYLPMIPELVFIMLACARIGAVHSIVFAGFSSESLAERIVDAQCNILVTADGVYRGDKLINLKQISDHALEHCREKSAFTVKKCLVVKHHAFKTTNTCNKLQTPWNAECDVWWDDVVNVASEECEPEWLDAEDPLFILYTSGSTGKPKGILHTTAGYLIYTSLTFKYVFDYHHDDVYWCTADIGWITGHSYIAYGPLANGATSVLFEGIPVYPHVGRIWEIIEKHRVSKFYTAPTAIRLLMKFGSEPLQKYDLSSLRVLGTVGEPINPEAWLWYHEVVGQGRCPVVDTFWQTETGGHVLTPLPAATPLKPGSATLPFFGVQPTILNEHGEELEGEAEGYLVFCKPWPGIMRGIYQNQERFQNTYFKKFPGFYVTGDGCRRDKDGYYWITGRIDDMLNVSGHLLSTAEVEAALSEHPAVAEAAVVSCPHTVKGECLYCFVTLKDSQEFNHTLKEELKKKVREKIGPIATPDFIQNAPGLPKTRSGKIMRRILRQIARNEKDLGDLSTLADPKVVEVLFSQRCEAAA; encoded by the exons ATGGTTGTTCCTGGGCTGGAAGACAAGGATGAGAAAGTATACTTTCCACCCGAGGATCTGCAAACGGTTGCTCACGTGCCTGATTTTAACTCATATCTTGAGTTGTACAAAAGGTCCATTGAGGAACCTGAAG AGTTCTGGAGGGAAGTTGCTCAAGAGTTTTACTGGAAGAACCCCCCCACAGACCAAATGCTGCAATATAACTTTGATATTACAAAGGGCCAGGTTTCCATCGACTTCATGAAAGGAGCGAAGACCAATATCTGCTACAATGTGCTAGATCGTAACGTGCTGGACCTGAAACTGGGCGAGAAAGTTGCATACTACTG GGAGGGGAACACACCTGACCATCATCTAACCATCACATACAGCCAGCTTCTAAAACAGGTGTGCAAATGTGCCAACGCTCTCAAGCAGCTGG GTGTGAAGAAAGGAGACCGAGTGGCCATTTACTTGCCTATGATCCCCGAGCTTGTGTTCATCATGCTGGCCTGTGCTCGAATAGGGGCAGTGCATTCCATTGTG TTTGCAGGGTTTTCCTCTGAGTCTCTGGCTGAGAGGATCGTGGACGCTCAGTGTAACATCCTGGTGACGGCAg ACGGCGTTTACAGGGGAGACAAGCTAATCAACCTGAAGCAGATTTCAGACCATGCCTTGGAGCATTGCCGGGAAAA AAGTGCATTTACAGTCAAGAAATGTCTCGTAGTGAAGCATCACGCCTTCAAGACAACCAATACCTGCAATAAGCTACAG ACTCCCTGGAATGCAGAATGTGACGTGTGGTGGGATGACGTTGTGAACGTCGCATCTGAGGAGTGTGAGCCCGAGTGGCTGGATGCTGAAGACCCGCTTTTCATCCTTTATACCAGCGGGTCCACGGGCAAACCCAAG GGCATACTGCACACAACTGCTGGCTACCTGATCTACACATCTCTTACATTTAAATACGTTTTCGATTACCACCATGATGATGTGTATTGGTGCACGGCAGACATTGGCTGGATTACAGGCCACTCCTACATCGCATATGGTCCGCTAGCCAATGGGGCGACCAGTGTCCTG TTTGAAGGCATTCCAGTCTACCCTCATGTGGGCCGGATTTGGGAGATCATAGAGAAGCACAGAGTGTCTAAGTTTTACACAGCACCCACTGCCATCAGGCTGCTTATGAAGTTCGGGAGTGAGCCACTGCAAAA ATATGATCTGTCCAGTTTGCGTGTCCTGGGGACCGTAGGAGAGCCCATAAACCCAGAGGCCTGGCTCTGGTATCATGAAGTCGTGGGTCAGGGTAGATGCCCCGTAGTTGACACGTTCTGGCAGACTGAGACG GGAGGTCATGTTCTGACTCCACTGCCTGCAGCAACACCACTAAAGCCAGGATCTGCA ACGTTACCATTTTTCGGTGTGCAGCCCACAATCCTGAACGAGCACGGAGAGGAGCTGGAGGGAGAAGCCGAGGGCTACTTG GTTTTCTGTAAACCCTGGCCAGGCATCATGCGGGGCATCTATCAAAATCAAGAACGATTCCAAAACACGTACTTCAAAAAGTTCCCAGGGTTTTATGTGACAGGAGACG GATGCAGGAGGGACAAAGATGGGTATTATTGGATAACTGGCAGAATAGATGACATGCTCAATGTCTCAG GTCACTTGCTGAGCACAGCTGAGGTGGAGGCGGCGTTATCAGAACACCCGGCTGTGGCTGAAGCAGCTGTGGTCAGCTGTCCTCATACAGTGAAGGGCGAATGTCTTTACTGCTTTGTCACACTTAAGGACAGCCAGGAGTTCAACCACACACTCAAGGAGGAGCTTAAGAAAAAAG tgaGAGAAAAGATCGGCCCAATAGCCACTCCAGATTTCATACAGAATGCCCCTGGCCTCCCTAAAACCCGCTCAG gAAAGATCATGCGGCGGATCCTGAGGCAGATTGCCCGGAACGAGAAGGACCTGGGTGATCTTTCCACTCTGGCTGATCCCAAAGTTGTAGAAGTGCTCTTCAGTCAGAGGTGTGAGGCAGCAGCATGA